One Leclercia pneumoniae genomic region harbors:
- the nuoH gene encoding NADH-quinone oxidoreductase subunit NuoH gives MSWLTPDLIDILLSILKAVVILLVVVTCGAFMSFGERRLLGLFQNRYGPNRVGWGGSLQLVADMIKMFFKEDWIPKFSDRVIFTLAPMIAFTSLLLAFAIVPVSPTWVVADLNIGILFFLMMAGLAVYAVLFAGWSSNNKYSLLGAMRASAQTLSYEVFLGLSLMGVVAQAGSFNMTDIVNNQADIWNVIPQFFGFVTFAIAGVAVCHRHPFDQPEAEQELADGYHIEYSGMKFGLFFVGEYIGIVTISALMVTLFFGGWHGPFLPPFIWFALKTAFFMMMFILIRAALPRPRYDQVMSFGWKVCLPLTLVNLLVTAAVILWQQP, from the coding sequence ATGAGTTGGTTAACGCCGGATCTTATCGACATCCTGCTAAGCATTCTGAAGGCGGTTGTGATTCTGCTGGTGGTGGTCACCTGCGGTGCATTCATGAGCTTTGGTGAACGTCGCCTGCTCGGTCTGTTCCAGAACCGTTACGGGCCGAACCGCGTGGGCTGGGGTGGTTCACTCCAGCTGGTCGCGGACATGATCAAGATGTTCTTTAAAGAGGACTGGATCCCGAAATTCTCGGATCGCGTCATCTTTACGCTGGCCCCAATGATCGCCTTTACCTCGCTGCTGCTGGCGTTTGCTATCGTTCCCGTCAGCCCGACCTGGGTTGTGGCTGACCTGAACATCGGCATCCTGTTCTTCCTGATGATGGCAGGCCTCGCGGTTTACGCGGTACTGTTCGCAGGCTGGTCCAGTAACAACAAATACTCACTGCTGGGTGCGATGCGTGCTTCCGCGCAGACCCTAAGCTACGAGGTGTTCCTGGGGCTCTCCCTGATGGGCGTGGTGGCGCAGGCCGGTTCATTCAACATGACCGACATCGTCAACAACCAGGCCGACATCTGGAACGTTATCCCGCAGTTCTTTGGTTTTGTTACCTTTGCTATCGCAGGCGTGGCGGTGTGTCACCGTCACCCGTTTGACCAGCCAGAAGCCGAACAGGAACTGGCCGACGGTTACCACATTGAATATTCCGGTATGAAGTTCGGTCTGTTCTTCGTGGGCGAGTACATCGGTATCGTCACCATTTCCGCGTTGATGGTAACGCTGTTCTTTGGTGGCTGGCATGGCCCGTTCTTACCGCCATTCATCTGGTTCGCGCTGAAAACCGCGTTCTTTATGATGATGTTTATTTTGATTCGCGCAGCGTTACCGCGTCCTCGTTATGACCAGGTAATGTCCTTCGGCTGGAAAGTGTGCCTGCCGCTGACGCTCGTCAATTTATTGGTAACGGCGGCTGTCATTCTCTGGCAGCAGCCATAA
- the nuoI gene encoding NADH-quinone oxidoreductase subunit NuoI, whose protein sequence is MTLKELLVGFGTQVRSIWMIGLHAFAKRETRMYPEEPVYLPPRYRGRIVLTRDPDGSERCVACNLCAVACPVGCISLQKAETVDGRWYPEFFRINFSRCIFCGLCEEACPTTAIQLTPDFELGEYKRQDLVYEKEDLLISGPGKYPEYNFYRMAGMAIDGKDKGEAENEAKPIDVKSLLP, encoded by the coding sequence ATGACCTTAAAAGAATTATTGGTAGGTTTCGGCACCCAGGTACGCAGTATCTGGATGATCGGCCTGCACGCGTTTGCAAAACGCGAAACCCGGATGTACCCGGAAGAGCCGGTATATCTGCCGCCGCGCTACCGTGGCCGTATCGTGCTGACGCGCGATCCGGACGGTTCAGAGCGCTGCGTAGCCTGTAACCTGTGTGCGGTAGCCTGTCCGGTAGGCTGTATCTCTCTGCAGAAAGCAGAGACGGTAGACGGCCGCTGGTACCCGGAGTTTTTCCGCATCAACTTCTCACGCTGCATCTTCTGCGGTCTGTGTGAAGAAGCGTGCCCAACCACGGCGATTCAGCTGACTCCAGACTTCGAGCTGGGTGAGTACAAGCGTCAGGATCTCGTGTACGAGAAAGAGGATCTGCTGATTTCCGGTCCGGGCAAATACCCGGAATATAACTTCTACCGGATGGCGGGTATGGCAATCGACGGCAAAGATAAGGGCGAAGCAGAGAACGAAGCTAAGCCTATCGACGTCAAGAGCCTGTTACCGTAA